A genomic stretch from Hemibagrus wyckioides isolate EC202008001 linkage group LG18, SWU_Hwy_1.0, whole genome shotgun sequence includes:
- the nop56 gene encoding nucleolar protein 56 → MVLLHVVFEHAAGYALFAVKEVEEIGMLLPQVEESVLNIAKFNSVVKLAAFFPFKSAQSALENINAISEGVVHADLKLFLETNLPSGGKKKVMLGVADGKIGAALQEELGVSIQTGGVVAEILRGVRLHFHSLVKGLTAQAASKAQLGLGHSYSRAKVKFNVNRADNMIIQSIALLDQLDKDINTFSMRVREWYGYHFPELIKIVSENATYCKLAKFIGNRKELSEESLEALEEITMDSAKAQAILEASRSSMGMDISPIDLINIESFSSRVVSLTAYRLELQEYLRSKMSQVAPNLAALIGEVVGARLISHAGSLTNLAKYPASTVQILGAEKALFRALKTRGNTPKYGLIFHSTFIGRAAAKNKGRISRYLANKCTIASRIDCFAEVPTSVFGDKLRDQVEERLAFYETGETPRKNLDVMKEAVAEATEVAAEIKRKIEKKEKKKRKREKRKLEALSTAEGEDEEVEVKKAKSNGDAETQENGEAEVTDKKKKKKKGEAKEEEEVLTNGVEEATPQKKKKKRKSEAVEPEPEVEEEAEAPEPEQTEKKKKKKKKKTDE, encoded by the exons ATG GTGCTGCTACACGTGGTGTTTGAGCACGCGGCCGGATACGCGTTGTTTGCCgtgaaggaggtggaggagatcgGCATGCTGCTGCCGCAG GTGGAAGAAAGTGTCCTGAACATCGCGAAGTTCAACAGTGTGGTGAAACTGGCCGCTTTCTTCCCCTTTAAGTCTGCTCAGTCTGCCTTGGAAAACATCAACGCCATTTCCGAAG GAGTCGTCCATGCTGATCTTAAGCTGTTTTTGGAGACAAACTTGCCTTCAGGAGGCAAGAAGAAGGTGATGTTGGGGGTGGCTGATGGCAAGATCGGCGCAGCGCTGCAGGAGGAACTGGGCGTGTCCATCCAGACTGGTGGGGTTGTGGCAGAGATTCTCAGAG GTGTGCGCTTGCACTTTCACTCTCTAGTCAAGGGCCTCACGGCTCAGGCTGCATCCAAAGCACAGCTTGGTCTGGGTCACAGTTATTCTCGGGCTAAGGTCAAGTTCAACGTAAACAGGGCAGACAACATGATCATCCAGTCCATTGCCCTGCTTGATCAGCTGGACAAGGACATCAACACGTTCTCCATGCGTGTTCG TGAGTGGTACGGTTACCACTTTCCTGAGCTGATCAAGATAGTCAGTGAAAATGCCACATACTGCAAGCTGGCCAAGTTTATCGGGAACAGGAAGGAGCTGAGCGAGGAGAGCCTGGAGGCTCTGGAGGAGATCACAATGGACAGTGCAAAAGCCCAGGCAATCCTGGAAGCATCCCGCTCATCTATGG GAATGGACATCTCCCCCATCGACCTTATCAACATTGAAAGTTTCTCCAGCAGAGTCGTGTCCCTCACTGCTTACAGACTGGAGCTGCAAGAGTACCTGCGTTCCAAAATGTCTCAGGTGGCCCCCAATCTGGCCGCCCTCATCGGTGAAGTG GTTGGCGCTCGTCTCATCTCCCATGCTGGAAGCCTGACAAACCTGGCCAAGTATCCGGCCTCTACAGTGCAGATCCTCGGAGCAGAGAAGGCCCTGTTCAG GGCACTGAAGACGAGAGGAAACACCCCAAAGTACGGTCTGATTTTCCACTCCACCTTCATTGGCCGTGCTGCCGCCAAGAATAAGGGGCGCATCTCGCGTTACCTCGCTAATAAGTGCACTATCGCCTCTCGGATCGACTGCTTCGCTG AGGTTCCTACCAGCGTGTTTGGAGATAAACTGAGAGACCAGGTTGAAGAACGGCTGGCGTTTTACGAGACCGGCGAAACGCCAAGGAAGAACTTGGATGTCATGAAAGAGGCTGTTGCAGAG GCCACTGAAGTGGCAGCAGAGATCAAGCGCAAAAttgagaagaaggagaagaagaaaaggaagcgTGAGAAGAGAAAACTAGAAGCTCTCTCTACAGCCGAGGGAGAGGATGAAGAGGTTGAGGTTAAGAAAGCCAAGTCTAATGGAGATGCCGAGACACAA GAAAACGGAGAAGCTGAGGTGACGgacaagaaaaagaagaaaaagaagggagaagcaaaggaggaggaagaggtgtTGACCAACGGTGTGGAAGAAGCAACTcctcagaaaaagaaaaagaaacgaaAGAGTGAGGCTGTCGAACCTGAGccagaggtggaggaggaagcAGAGGCTCCTGAACCTGAGCAGactgagaagaaaaagaagaaaaagaaaaagaagactgATGAATAA